The DNA region GCTGGCGGTTCCGGATACTGAACATCTAGTGCAGCTCCTGCAATTTCTTTACTTTTAAGTGCTTCAATTAAATCTGTTTCCTTTATCATAGCCCCTCTTGCTGTATTTATAATAAATGCAGAAGACTTCATAAGTTTTAGCTTATTACTATCTATAAGGTATTTCGTATCTTCAGTAAGTGCACAATGAAGCGTTACAAAATCACTTTTTTCAAGCAATTCATCTAAAGAAACAAACTCTACATTATCAATAGCTTTTACACTCCTATTGTGTACTAGTATCTTCATTCCTAAGCTTAGCGCAGTTTTTATTACACGTTGTCCTATAGCCCCTGCTCCAATTACTCCTAAAGTTTTTCCATTTATCTCAAAATGCGGCACTTGTAAATCTTTACTAAAATTATCGAAATTGTTTTGTTTAAGCATAACCTGTTGTTTAGAAAGTGATGAACTTAAATTTAATATAAAAGCTATAACAAGCTGTGCTACAGCATCAGTACTATATCCTGGAACATTACATACAGATATATTCTTATCTCTAGCAGCCTTTATATCTATGTTATTATAGCCTGTACCAGCTTCACAGATAAGTTCTACAGAAGATGGAAATTTAGCTATCAGTTCTCCACTAAGAGGAAGTTCTTTAGTTACCACTATATTTTGTCCCTTAACTCTTTCTAAAATTTCACTTTCAGCACTAGTATCATATTGGGTAATCTTAGTAAAGCTATTTAACTTAGAAAAATCAATATTATTATCAAAATTTAACTTTTTAGAATTCAAAAATACTGTACTCTTCATTTTTACACTCCTAACATAGTAAAATATTTTAATTCAAGTATAATCCTCATATAAATTGCTGTCAAAAGTTTTGTATATATGTTAAGAGAGGTTTATTTATCTATCACTGTTGAAAGAGGAAAGATTGAAGCAGCTCTTTCTATGGGCGCAAATCAGTTTCAAATAGTGTCTAAAGTAATTGTACCAGAAGCACTACCATCACTAATAAGAGGATTTACGTTAGGTCTTATTTCAATAATTGGAGCAACTGCAGTGGCTGGTGCAACAGGTGCAGGCGGGCTTGGTGATTTAGCCATTAGATTTGGTTATCAGAGATATAGAACTGATGTATTATTCAGTACAGTTGTTATAATTGTTCTATTGGTACAGGGAGTTCAACTTTTAGGAGACTTCTCAGCAAGGCAAGTTAATAAAAAAAGATATAAATTTGAATAACAAGAATTTAAGGGGGTAATTTTCATGAAATTTAAAAAAATACTATTTGCATCAATTATGTCAGGAGTACTATTGCTAGGAGGTTGTGGTACTAAAAGTGCTGATAAAACATCAACCTCTTCAAAGGAAGTAACAATAAAGATAATGGCAAGCGTCACACCACACACAGAAATACTTGAACATATTAAACCTGTATTAAAAAAGGAAGGTATAAATCTTCAAATTATATCTAGTGATGAGCAGGCTAACGAATCTGTTAGAGATAAGATAGTAGATGCCAACTATGACCAGCACTTACCTTATCTTCGATCTGTTGCTAAAGAAATACACTTTGATTATTCAGTATTATGTGCTGTTGACGTAGAACCAATAGGTTTTTATTCAAAGAAAATAAAGTCAATAGACGAACTTAAAAATGAAGCAAAAATCTTAATTACTAACGATCCTTCCAATGAATACCGTATGCTAGTACTGCTTCAAAGTAAAGGACTTATAAAATTAAAAGATGGCATTAGTGATTTTAAAGCTACACCAAAAGATATTGTTGATAATCCTAAAAATTTAAAATTTATTGAAGTAGATCCAGGATTGCTTACAAGAAATCTTCCGGAAGTTGATGGAGCTATAATCAATACAAATAGGGTATTAGAAGCTGGTATAGATCCAAAAACAGCTTTATTTAGAGAAGATGCTAAATCACCTTATGCCAATTTAGTTGTAGTAAGAAAAGTTGATGAAAAAAGACCTGAACTTCAAAAACTTAAAGCAGCATTACTTACAGATGATGTAAGAAAATTTATAAATGAAAAATATGGTGTTGCTGTGGTTCCAGTTTTTTAGAGTGCTAAAGTAAAACTTTAACTATTTTGCAATATTAAAAAAATCCTCAATAGGAATTTAAATTTCTACTGAGGATTTTTATAATTATATTGTTCGCTCTCCTCTTAGGACAAATCCTATTACAGCAGCCCATCATCAGATAAAGTATGAACTTCCTATTGCAATGGCAAATAAAATTAATATAATACCTACGTTCTTTATTTTATTTTTTTGTTTTTTCTTTCCTAATATGAAAATAACAATTCCTAAAATTAACATCACAATTATTGAAATACGCTCCATACAACAATTCCCCTTCATGATATATTTTAAAATACTATAAACAGAGTTCTTGGCATCAGGTGGAGTCTTTGTTTACGACCTCTGATACTTAGAAATCGTTATCCAGGGACGTAGCCACTCTTTACTCCCACTTTACGAAAAGCAGAGAACAAAAATTTTTGATTTTGCGTGAATCGCTTTTACAGAGTGCGGTGGGAGTATTAGAGTGGACAGTCATCGGATAAATGTTTAGTTACACAAATAATACAATAAATTTTACTATTATTCAATTTTTATTATCAATAAATCTTATTTAGATTAATTATCCAAGGATGCACAGATATTATCCTATCTTTAGAAAAAACAAGCAAAATAAAATTTATTTTATTTTGCTTGGCTTTTTCCTCTGTGTAATTTTCTATTAGAAAGGCTAGTCTATTGTAAAAATTTTCTATATATAAATTACAATATAAAATAATTGATTACTTAATTAGAAATTATTGTTTTTTATATCTTCTAATTCCAACTTGTCCTATAATTACATAGAATAAGTTTATCAAAACCACATAATATAATATCAGAAAGGAGATGTTAATTATGGCAACCAGAAATAAAATTTTAGTTCCTGAAGCAAAAGAAGCTTTAAACCGCTTTAAAATGGAAGCTGCTACCGAAGTTGGAACTCCTTTAACTAATGGTTACAATGGAGACCTTACTTCAAGACAGAATGGTTCTGTTGGCGGACAAATGGTTAAAAAAATAATTGAAAATTATGAAAACACTATAAAGTAAATTTTTTAAAATTTTATATAATATAACATAAAAAAGGAGATGTTTAATCATGGCAAGTAGAAATAGAGTTTTAGTTCCTGAAGCAAGAGAAGCTTTAGATAGATTTAAATTAGAGGCTGCTAAAGAAGTTGGGACTCCTTTAACTAACGGTTATAATGGTGATCTTACTTCAAGACAGAACGGTTCTGTCGGCGGACAAATGGTTAAAAAAATAGTTGAAGATTATGAAAACCATTTGAAATAATTAAATCAGGTATCTGAAAATAACTATCATATTGATTGGTTATTTATTTCAAAATGCTTCATCATAAAAGTATAGTATATAATTTTTAGTTAAGACACACAGCTTATACATCTGTGTGTCTTTCTCTATTGCCATTAAGACATACTTGCTAAATTAGTAAAATAACAATTATAAAAAAAGTTAATTAATTTGACATATTATTGTAACTTAATTTTACTATAGTGTGAATAGATACCATTTAAAAATGAGGTGAGTAAAATGTACAATAGAATAATTTATTCTGCAATAGTACCATTATATAATGAAGAACTTGTTATTGATGAGAGTTATAAAAGATTAACAAAAGTAATGGACTCTATTAAAGAAAATATATAGTCACACATAATTTTTAAGCTTTAGTTTAATTTTATCAATTAACTTTATTATATTTGGATCAATGTTAACAGCTATAGGAATTATGGGACAATACATAGGAAGAATTTTTGATGAAGACAAAGCCAGGCCCAACTACATAATTTTAAGTATGATAAATTTTAAGAAAGATGATAAAAAAATATGAGATTTATAGTCAATATAATTACTAAATTATGGGTATTTAAGTAAGGAGGACATTCGTTTGGAAAAAAGAGTGAAATTTAAAAGAAGCACTTTGGGAATATTACTAATTTTAATTTTGTCTATAGTATTAAATTTTGTTAATTTAAGTATAGAAGGATATGCTAATACTTTTTATGCTGCTGGTGTAAAAAGCATGATGATGAATCTTAAAAATTTCTTTTTCGCATCCTTTGACCCCTCTGGATTTGTGACTATTGATAAACCACCTTTTGGTTTTTGGCTTCAGACCATATCTGCAAAAATATTTGGTTTTAGTGGTTGGAGTATAATACTCCCTCAAGCTGTTGCTGGAGTATTATCAGTACTACTTATATATTATATTATAAAAAAATATTTTGGTACCTTAGCAGGATTAATTTCAGCTCTATGTCTTGCATTAACTCCAATAACTGTAGCAGCAGGCAGAAACAATACCATAGATAATTTACTTCTCATAACTTCATTATTAGCATGCTTAGCTATTCTCAAAGCTAGTGAAAATGGTAAATTTAAATTTCTTGTATTAAGCATGATCTCTATAGGTATAGGCTTTAATATAAAAATGGTGGAAGCATACATGGTAACACCTGCAGTATACATAACTTATTTTCTATCTTCCACCATAACCTTTAAAAAGAAAATTAGGCACCTCTTTTTAGGCACAATTATCCTTTTAGTAATATCCCTTTCCTGGGCAATAATTGTAGATTTAGTACCTACAAATAACAGGCCCTTTATAGGCAGCAGTACAAATAACACCGTTATGGAACTTATAGTTGGTCATAATGGCTTGCAAAGAGTAGGTTTAGATACAAGAATTAATGGAAATAGTAACAAATCTCAAAGATCAATAAGAAATATATCAGATAATGGAAATGGATTTAATAGAATGACGCCTGAAAATGATCAGTCTAATAATAGATCAAATGGATATATGCAAAGTCAATACGGCGGTATGAGGAATTCTTCCAATCCAGGCATTGTTAGATTATTTTCTAACAATAACATGTCAGATCAAATAGGTTGGCTTCTTGCCTTTGCCATAATAGGAGCTTTAGCTATAATACTAAATAGAGCTTTTAGATTTCCTTTTGATAGTGAACAAAAATTATCATTAATCTTATGGGTTGTATGGCTATTAACTGAGTTTGTATATTTTAGCTTTGTAAAAAATATAACTCATACCTATTATTTAACAACCATGGCACCATCTATTGCTGCCCTAGTTGGAATTGGATTATCCTCTATGTGGAAATTCTATAAAAAGCATAAATGGAATTCTTGGTTTTTACCAATAGCATTTATTATCAACGCCATTGCTGAAATACGTATTTTATCCTATAACTATAGTAGGTCAGATGGATACAAAATTATAATCCTAATAACAGCAGTTTTAAGTATTATATCCTTCATAATATTAGTAATAACTAACATTTTGGCATATAAAAACAGGATAGCCTATAAGAAATCTTTATTAATAAGTAAACTGGCAGTTTCTATAGCTTTTATAGCTATTCTAATTGCTCCTACAGTTTGGTCCTTTACTCCTATATTTTATAAAATGAATGGCAGCAGTCCCTCTGCTGGCTTAGAACTTGCATATAATAGTCAAGGCAGGAATTCAGGTGCTACCAATGATTCAAAACTTATAAATTTTTTAGAAACTAACAAAACAAATGAAAAATATCTTGTAGCAGTTCCGTCTGCTATGTCCTATGGTTCAGATTTAATACTCGAAACTGGTGAACCAATAATGACTATTGGAGGATTTAGCGGATCTGATAAAATAATTAGCATAGATAAATTTAAACAACTAGTTGATACTGGTACCATAAGATATGCTATGGTAAATTCAGGTTCAGGTATAGGTATGGGTTCCTATGGATTTATGGGAAGTAACTCAAATAATGATTTAATGAATTGGATTGCACAAAATGGAAAAATCGTACCTAAAGGTGAATGGGAAAACTCCAATAATTCACAATATGGAAATTCCAATAATTTTTTTGGCAGATCAAATTCTGTTGAATTATATGACTTAAAATACTATAAAAAGTAACTCTAAATATACTTATTAAAATTTATGATATAATTATTTATATATGAAATTTAGACATTTTCAAATGGATAATAGTAAATATACTAATCTATTTCCATATGTCTTAAGGAGGATGGAAAAAATGATAATAATAAATAAAGAAATACCAGCAAAGGACTTAGGCGAAGGCTTTGGCAGAAAATTATTAGCAAGCGGTGGAAATATGATGGCTGCTGAAATGATAATAAAAAAAGGAGCAGTTGGAGCTTATCACAGTCACCCTCATGAACAGATAAGCTATGTTGTATCTGGTTCCATTGAAGCTACAATTGGAGGAGAAAAATATATTTTGAATACTGGAGATTCCTACTATGCAAAACCTAATTTGCCTCATGGAGCAACGGCATTAGAGGATTCAGTTTTACTTGAAATATTTAGCCCTCAAAGAGAAGATTTCTTGAAATAAATAATAATTAGTTGCTTTACATAAACAATATTTTCATTAAAATATTGGCTTCTATAGTATAATTATTAACTGCCTAAAAAGATATTTTATATACAGAATCTATAGTTTTAAAGATACTATGAGATTTAAAAATTAAAATCCCATAGTGTCTTTATTTTTAAAAGAACTTTCTCAACACGCCCTTTTACAGTAGCCCTTGCCCTTTTACAGTACTACTTTCAAGGTTTTCATAATTAATCTTCAAAAATAAATTTATCTATATCAATATCTTTACTATTTTCAGGCACATTAGTTTCACTTGGGTGTACAAAAATCAATAAATTATTTTTCTCATCTACTGTAACTTCTTCAATTTCATATTTAACATAAAAAATGATATCATCTTGTTTTTTATATCTAACAAAACCATCCGCACTTTTTATATTATTAATTAATTCATCATTCTTAATTTCCTTTATTTGATCTTCTTGAATTAAAAAAGCTGAATTTTGTGAGTTATATGTATAATTTACTATGTTATTATTTAGCATTTCATCTCTCCTCCTTACACATTGATATATTATAACACTGTTGAAGAAGTTATAATACATGGAACTTACAAATCTAACTTATTTGATTACGTGAATAATTCTTTTACCTATTAAATTATCATAAAAGAGAATTAAATATTACAAATAGTTTGCTTACATTGTCTATTGAATTAAAGTTTACTATATAATTCCATAGTGCTTTAGTGCATATTCAATTCCGTCTTCTTCTATATCTTTTGTAACAAAGGATACAGAATCAAATAAAACTGGAGTACTATTACCCATGGCAATGCTATTGCCAACATATTTAAGCATTGGTAAATCATTAGTACTATCTCCAATAGCATAACAGTTATTTAAAGGTATATTAAAATGTTTTTGTAGATATTGAATTCCCGTTGCTTTTGAATATCCTTTAGGCACAATTTCTCCAAAGCCCTTTCCTCTATCAATGTAATCATATCCCTTAGTTATATAGGAATAAAAGCTTTTATAATCACTGTTTTCATCTATCCAAACTACAAATTTATCAAATGCAATATTAGGGTCGTCCCAAGATCTTGATACATCGAAGCCTCTTGCACCAAATTCATCCTTTAGAACAGCAATATAGCCTGTAGAAGGTTCTGTATGATCAAAAAATATATCATTTAATCCCTCAAAAAGTGCCTGAACTTTATATTGACGAAGTTTTTTTACAATATCAACACAATCTTCATGTGTTATAGATCTATGCAAAAGTACCTTGTCCTCATGATTAATATAAGTTCCACATCCGCAGATATAACCATCAAAACCTATGCTGCGTATATCTTCAGTTACATTAAAATAAGTTCTGCCAGTATTGATAAAAGCTAAGTTTCCATTTTCGCGAACCTTTTTTATTGCATTTATAGTACTTTCAGGACATATGTGAGTTCCTTCAGTTACTATAGTTCCATCAATATCAAAAAATATCATTTTTTTGTCCATATGAGCCATTCCCCTTTAAAATCTTAATATTAATAGTAAAGAAATACATCACTAAAGATTAATCTTTTAGCCATAACCTATAATATAAATTATATTAATATTATATCATATGAGCCTATTTCCATATATGTTTAAATTTCAAAATAAATACTTTTAGTATTCAAGATATAAATGTAAAAATAATACTTTAACAGTAAAATTAAAAAATAAGTTGATTTACATCTCTGCATGTCAACTTGCACATGGTAAATAACAAGTCAAAGATACCCCATATATATTGACTTGTTATTTATTTTCATATGCCTTATTTCCATATATATTTTAATTTATAGCCACGTCAATTCTTTCAAAAGCCTCCTTAAGCTTTTCAATGCCAACAACACAGGCTATTCTCACATATCCCTCTCCGCTCTCTCCAAAGGAAGTTCCTGGTATCACAATAACATTAGTTTCTGTAGCTATAAAATTTGAAAATTTTTTTGAGTTCATACCAGTATTTTTTATATTGACAAAATGATATATTCCTCCCTTAGGCGGGAGCACACTTAGTCCATTTATTTTATTAATTTTCTCATAGGAGTAAAACATTCTTTTTTTAAATTCATCTATAATTTCAGTTTGCACCTGTTTTCCCATTGTCAAAGCATATAAAGCTGCTCTCTGCGAAATGGAAGGTGCTGTGTAGCATATATTTTCATTGATATTTTTTATGCAATCTATTAAGAAATCCGGAGCAATAACATAACCAATTCTCCAACCTGACATAGCATAACCTTTAGAAAAACTTCCAATAGTTATTGTTCTCCTTTTCATCCCCGGTATAGAAGCAATGGGACAAAACTTCTCTGTATAGATAAAGCTATCATAAACTTCATCTGATATTACTATCAAATCATTTTCTATAACTACTTCTGCTATTTTCTCAAGCAATTTTCTGTCAAAAAAAGCTCCTGTGGGATTATTAGGAGAATTTAAGATTATAGCTTTTGTTTTTTTAGTTATTATTGATTTCAACTTATCTATATTAATATTAAAATTATCCTCTTCCACTGTTTTTAAAATAACAGCTTTACCGCCAACCAATTTTATTTGTTCTTTATAAGGTGTAAAATAGGGCTCATGAATTATTACCTCATCACCTTCATCTATAATTGCCTGCAAAACCAGATAAGTTCCATGGCAGGCACCTACTACTGCCATTACTTCTTTCTCTGTGAAATTATAATTGTACTCATTAGAGTACAATTTTATTATCTCATTGATAAATTCAGTATCTCCCGTAGGCTCTGCATACTTGGTATGACCATTTATGGCATCATGAAAAGCCTTTTCAATTATAATCTTAGGAGTTATAAAATCTGGAACACCTATGCTTAAATTTATTATTTCTTTATCCTGCTTTAAAACTGGTAATG from Clostridium pasteurianum BC1 includes:
- a CDS encoding NAD(P)-dependent oxidoreductase translates to MKSTVFLNSKKLNFDNNIDFSKLNSFTKITQYDTSAESEILERVKGQNIVVTKELPLSGELIAKFPSSVELICEAGTGYNNIDIKAARDKNISVCNVPGYSTDAVAQLVIAFILNLSSSLSKQQVMLKQNNFDNFSKDLQVPHFEINGKTLGVIGAGAIGQRVIKTALSLGMKILVHNRSVKAIDNVEFVSLDELLEKSDFVTLHCALTEDTKYLIDSNKLKLMKSSAFIINTARGAMIKETDLIEALKSKEIAGAALDVQYPEPPAFDNPLFCMDNVILTPHIGCKCVESRQRLIDLLGENIESFIDNKAINVVNFDI
- a CDS encoding ABC transporter permease subunit, with the protein product MLREVYLSITVERGKIEAALSMGANQFQIVSKVIVPEALPSLIRGFTLGLISIIGATAVAGATGAGGLGDLAIRFGYQRYRTDVLFSTVVIIVLLVQGVQLLGDFSARQVNKKRYKFE
- a CDS encoding MetQ/NlpA family ABC transporter substrate-binding protein, giving the protein MKFKKILFASIMSGVLLLGGCGTKSADKTSTSSKEVTIKIMASVTPHTEILEHIKPVLKKEGINLQIISSDEQANESVRDKIVDANYDQHLPYLRSVAKEIHFDYSVLCAVDVEPIGFYSKKIKSIDELKNEAKILITNDPSNEYRMLVLLQSKGLIKLKDGISDFKATPKDIVDNPKNLKFIEVDPGLLTRNLPEVDGAIINTNRVLEAGIDPKTALFREDAKSPYANLVVVRKVDEKRPELQKLKAALLTDDVRKFINEKYGVAVVPVF
- a CDS encoding alpha/beta-type small acid-soluble spore protein; the encoded protein is MATRNKILVPEAKEALNRFKMEAATEVGTPLTNGYNGDLTSRQNGSVGGQMVKKIIENYENTIK
- a CDS encoding alpha/beta-type small acid-soluble spore protein → MASRNRVLVPEAREALDRFKLEAAKEVGTPLTNGYNGDLTSRQNGSVGGQMVKKIVEDYENHLK
- a CDS encoding glycosyltransferase family 39 protein → MEKRVKFKRSTLGILLILILSIVLNFVNLSIEGYANTFYAAGVKSMMMNLKNFFFASFDPSGFVTIDKPPFGFWLQTISAKIFGFSGWSIILPQAVAGVLSVLLIYYIIKKYFGTLAGLISALCLALTPITVAAGRNNTIDNLLLITSLLACLAILKASENGKFKFLVLSMISIGIGFNIKMVEAYMVTPAVYITYFLSSTITFKKKIRHLFLGTIILLVISLSWAIIVDLVPTNNRPFIGSSTNNTVMELIVGHNGLQRVGLDTRINGNSNKSQRSIRNISDNGNGFNRMTPENDQSNNRSNGYMQSQYGGMRNSSNPGIVRLFSNNNMSDQIGWLLAFAIIGALAIILNRAFRFPFDSEQKLSLILWVVWLLTEFVYFSFVKNITHTYYLTTMAPSIAALVGIGLSSMWKFYKKHKWNSWFLPIAFIINAIAEIRILSYNYSRSDGYKIIILITAVLSIISFIILVITNILAYKNRIAYKKSLLISKLAVSIAFIAILIAPTVWSFTPIFYKMNGSSPSAGLELAYNSQGRNSGATNDSKLINFLETNKTNEKYLVAVPSAMSYGSDLILETGEPIMTIGGFSGSDKIISIDKFKQLVDTGTIRYAMVNSGSGIGMGSYGFMGSNSNNDLMNWIAQNGKIVPKGEWENSNNSQYGNSNNFFGRSNSVELYDLKYYKK
- a CDS encoding cupin domain-containing protein, with the protein product MIIINKEIPAKDLGEGFGRKLLASGGNMMAAEMIIKKGAVGAYHSHPHEQISYVVSGSIEATIGGEKYILNTGDSYYAKPNLPHGATALEDSVLLEIFSPQREDFLK
- a CDS encoding Cof-type HAD-IIB family hydrolase, which codes for MDKKMIFFDIDGTIVTEGTHICPESTINAIKKVRENGNLAFINTGRTYFNVTEDIRSIGFDGYICGCGTYINHEDKVLLHRSITHEDCVDIVKKLRQYKVQALFEGLNDIFFDHTEPSTGYIAVLKDEFGARGFDVSRSWDDPNIAFDKFVVWIDENSDYKSFYSYITKGYDYIDRGKGFGEIVPKGYSKATGIQYLQKHFNIPLNNCYAIGDSTNDLPMLKYVGNSIAMGNSTPVLFDSVSFVTKDIEEDGIEYALKHYGII
- a CDS encoding pyridoxal phosphate-dependent aminotransferase, with translation MESRFISKKYYNNVNTVMFDSLPVLKQDKEIINLSIGVPDFITPKIIIEKAFHDAINGHTKYAEPTGDTEFINEIIKLYSNEYNYNFTEKEVMAVVGACHGTYLVLQAIIDEGDEVIIHEPYFTPYKEQIKLVGGKAVILKTVEEDNFNINIDKLKSIITKKTKAIILNSPNNPTGAFFDRKLLEKIAEVVIENDLIVISDEVYDSFIYTEKFCPIASIPGMKRRTITIGSFSKGYAMSGWRIGYVIAPDFLIDCIKNINENICYTAPSISQRAALYALTMGKQVQTEIIDEFKKRMFYSYEKINKINGLSVLPPKGGIYHFVNIKNTGMNSKKFSNFIATETNVIVIPGTSFGESGEGYVRIACVVGIEKLKEAFERIDVAIN